In Pleuronectes platessa chromosome 5, fPlePla1.1, whole genome shotgun sequence, a single genomic region encodes these proteins:
- the LOC128440649 gene encoding serine palmitoyltransferase small subunit B-like gives MIFKNLREYLAWLYYQYLLISGIYVLEPWEKSIFNSILFSAIAMVIYTSYVFVPLHVRLALEFFSGVFGGQTKSTMTLMN, from the coding sequence ATGATCTTCAAGAACCTGAGGGAGTACCTGGCCTGGCTGTACTACCAGTACCTGCTCATCTCCGGCATCTATGTCCTGGAGCCCTGGGAAAAGTCCATTTTCAACTCCATCCTCTTCTCCGCTATCGCCATGGTCATCTACACCTCGTATGTCTTTGTGCCCCTCCACGTGCGCCTGGCACTGGAGTTCTTCTCCGGGGTTTTCGGCGGCCAGACCAAGAGCACCATGACGCTCATGAACTAA